The following are encoded together in the Juglans microcarpa x Juglans regia isolate MS1-56 chromosome 2D, Jm3101_v1.0, whole genome shotgun sequence genome:
- the LOC121249409 gene encoding uncharacterized mitochondrial protein AtMg00860-like: MPEGKAKTPVKAKVYAITPGEVDLETDVGLLEVKFLGHVISSKGVAVDLAKIVAVTEQQRPTNAHEIRSFLGLIGYYRRFLEGLSKLSSLLSALTKKNVKYVWSEECEKSFQELKRRLTMALVLALLEPHKLYMVYNDASKMGL, translated from the exons ATGCCAGAAGGCAAGGCGAAAACCCCTGTGAAAGCCAAAGTTTATGCAATCACACCAGGAGAAGTGGATCTGGAAACAGATGTCGGA CTCTTAGAAGTGAAGTTCTTGGGACACGTTATCTCTAGCAAAGGAGTTGCAGTGGACCTAGCAAAGATAGTAGCAGTGACGGAACAACAAAGGCCAACTAATGCCCACGAGATACGTAGTTTCCTTGGTTTGATAGGATACTACAGGAGGTTTCTAGAAGGACTTTCTAAACTCTCTAGTCTTTTATCGGCATTAACTAAGAAGAATGTCAAGTACGTGTGGAGTGAAGAGTGTGAGAAGAGTTTTCAGGAACTTAAGAGGAGGCTGACCATGGCACTGGTTTTGGCTTTACTTGAACCTCATAAGCTTTACATGGTGTACAATGATGCTTCTAAGATGGGATTATGA